In Candidatus Eremiobacterota bacterium, the genomic stretch ACGAGGGCGGCGACGCGGCTGACTTCGACTGTGACGCCGTTCAAAGCGGCGTTGCCGGTCAGCTCGTCGAGGCGCTCGGGATCGCTCAGGTCATTGAAGCTGGCACCGGGTTTTGCGGCGGCGAGGGTTTGGCCGACTCCGGGGCGGCCGTGGCCGAAGCCGTGCGGAAGGCTCACGACGCCGGGCATCAGCGCGTCGGTCACGTCGGCCGGCACGGTGACGGCGCCGACGCTCGTGCGGACTTCGACCTCTTCACCGGTCGCGATCCCGCGGGCTTCCGCATCGATCGGATTCAGCATCAGCGTGCAGCGGTCGGGGCCGCGCATCAGGCGCGGCGCGTTGTGCATCCAGGAGTTGTTGCCGCGCAGCTGGCGGCGGCCGATGAGGACCAGCTCCGGTTGCTGCGCGCTCAATTCGGATTCGAGCCGCGCGAGATCCGCGACGAACGCCGGCGGCGCGAGTTTTATGCGCTGGTCGGCGTTGAGCAGGCGCTCCGGCATGCAGGGCTGCAGCGGGCCGAAGTCTTTACCGTGCGGGTGCGCGCGCAGTTCCTTGATGCTGGTCTTGTAGGGGCCGGTTTGCAGGCCCAGCTCGAGCCGTTCGCTCGGGTTCTTGCCGGCTTTGCCGGTGAGGCGCAGCCGGAGCGCTTCGAAAATCTGCCAGTCGTAACGCTGCTCCGGGCCGATCTCCGCCAGCGCTTCGCTGTAGCGCGCGGTGTTGCGCACCGCGAAGTGGTGGAAGATCACGTCGTAGTGGTCGACTTCCAACCCCGTCGCGGGCGGGAGAATCACGGTGGCGTGGCGCGTCGTCTCGTTCAGATACGGGTCGATGCTGACCATGAACTTCAGCTCGCTCAGCGCCGCGTCGAGCCGCGCGCCGTTCGGCGTGGAGAGCACCGGGTTTCCGGCGACGCTCACGAACGCGCGCACTTGTCCCGGGCCGGGCGCAAGCATCTCGTCGGCCATCGTCGCGACCGGGAACTCGCCGTCGAACTCGGGCAGGTTGCGCACGCGCGAGCGCCAGCGGCCGGCGTACGTCTGACCGCGTTCGGCGTTCTGCAGCAGATCGAACGCGGGAAGCGGCCACATCATCCCGCCGGGCTCGTCCAGGTTCCCAGTGATCGCGTTGAGCGCGTTGACGAGCCATTGGCAGAGGCCGCCGTAGCGCTGCGTCGAGAGCCCGATGCGCCCGTAGGCGACCGCGCGCGGCGCGGCGCCGAAGTCGCGCGCGATGCGGCGGATCGTGTCGGCCGCGATTCCGGTGCGGGCGGCAACGCGCTCGGGCGGGAACGCACGCGCCGCGGCGCGCAGCTCGTCGATGCCGTCGGTGAACGGCGCGAGCCGCGCGAGCTCCGCGCGATGTGCGCGGAATATTTCGTCGATCAGCGCGAGCAGGAACAGCGCGTCCGTGCCGGGGCGGATGAAATGGTGCTCGTCGGCGACGGCGGCGGTCTCCGTGCGGCGCGGGTCGAGCACGACGACGCGGCCGCCGCGAGCCTGAACCGCTTTGATCCGGGCGCGCATCCCGGGCGCGGTCATGATGCTGCCGTTCGAGACCAGCGGGTTCGCGCCCAGGACGAGAAAGTAGTCGGTGCGGTCGACGTCCGGGATCGGGATCAGCAGCGGGTGGCCGAACATCTCGACGGCGGCGCGGTGGTGCGGCAGCTGGTCGACGCTGGTCGCGCTGAAGCGGTTGCGGGTCCGCAGCGCGCGCAGGAAACCGCCCGAGCTGAGCATCGTCCCGCTGTTGTGCACGTTGGGATTGCCCAGGTAGATCGCGACCGCGTCGTCGCCGTGGCGCATGACGATTGCTTTGAGTTTTTCGGCGACGAAGTCGAACGCTTCGTCCCACTCGAGCGGCTCCCAGCCGCCGGCGGTGCGGCGGATCGGCGTCTTCAGGCGGTCGGGATCGGCGTGCAGGTCGATCAGCGCGTTGCCTTTCGGACAGATGTGCCCGTGCGAGAGCGGGTCGAGCGCGTCGCCGCGCAGGTCGGTGATCGCGCCGTGCTCGACCGTGATCTCCAGGCCGCAGATCGCCTCGCAGAGATTGCAGGCGCGGAAGTGCTTGCCGTCGCGCATCGCCGTCATCGCTCCGCCTTCAAACCCTAAGCGAACGGTCCCTGGCCGCGCCAGAGCGCCCCTTCGGCCTTGCGGCGCGCCAGCAGACCTTCGTGGACGCTGCTTCCCGGATTCGAGTACAACAGCAGCGCCTGCGGAACGGCGCTCCAGTTCTTGTCGCGCAGGTCGCGGCTGATCGTCTCGAAGCCGCCGCTGCCGTAGAAACCGGGGCCGAGATTGTAGGCGAAGGAGATCAGCGCCGCGTGCATGTTTGCGTTCATCTGGTTCCAGAACGGCACCGTCGCGGCGAGCTTTTGGGCGTAGCCTTTGATGTCGTTCTGCAAGTACTGCTCGGCCTCCGCTTGCGTTATCGAGTCTCCGGGCTTCACCGGCTGCCCGTTCGGGTAGCGCGTCGTGCCGTAACCGATCGTCCACACGCCGACGCCGTCGTCGTACGCCTGCAATCGTAGTCCTTCGTAGTTCTTGACGATCGCGACGGCCTGGGGCGGCACCGCGCCGCCGCCGCCCGCTGCGGCTTGGTCGAGCTTCTGCTGCAGCGTCGTCACCGAGCCGGGCCCGATCTCGTCCGGCTGGCCGGCGGAGATGTCTTGCTTGAACTGCGCCCACGCGGCGCGCGTCTTCGGCCCCAGAATCCCGTCCGCGCCGCCGGCCGGGTAGCCCAGGGTTTGCAGCGCGGTCTGAAGCTCTTTGAGCTGCGGCTGCGTGAGTTTTTCGAGCGCCGTGGCGGCCTTGACCGCGGTGAGCTGCTGGAGCTTCATCGACACACACCTCCGGAGCTGGGCTGGGGCGCCCGAGGTGACGCTCATTCTTGGCCGTATCTCGAAACCATGCACCACGACCGTCACGGCGCGCGGCAGCCGGACCGCTTCGACCCCGCGCGCGCGGCCGTTCTCGACGACCCGGCGCGGTTCGGCTACGTGCCGCCCGACACGCTGCTGGCGGAGCTCGCGCCGGCGCCGTCGGCGACGCTGCTCGATTTCGGCGCCGGCACGGGGATGTACGCGGTCGCGCTCGCACAGCGGCGCCCGGACCTGCGCGTTCTCGCGCTGGACGAACAGCCGGCGATGCTCGAGCACGTGCGGGCCGCGGTCGAGCGGGCCGGCACGGCGAACGTCGAGGTCGTCGAGCCGCCGGCGCTCGAGGCGCTGCGCGGCATGGTGAACGCGGTGCTCGCGCTCAACGTGCTGCACGAGCTCGGCGACGCCGCGCTGGACGAGTTGCGCGCGCTGCTCGCACCGGACGGCAGGGCGCTGTTCGTCGACTGGAACGCGGAGGCCGAACGTCCCGTCGGCCCGCCCCGCGACCACGTCTATACGCCGGATGAAGCGGCGCGGCGTCTGGAACAAGCGAGCTTCTCCGTAGAACTGAGGCCGGCGCTTCCATACCACTTCGTGCTGCTCGCTCGACGCACGCGCTGAACATGCAAGTGTGCGATTGACAAATCATGCTGACCAGCCCTATGTAAAAGTGAATGAGACAAGATGAGTTTACAGCGCTTACGACCCGGCTCCGCCAAGCGTCCGACGTTCTTCGCAAGGAAGGCTGCCTGTTGCAGTCAATCTCGCGGCGTTACTTTCTCGTGTACGCATATGCCATGCAGGCCGCCGAAAAGCACGGTATTGGGTTTCGGCGCGGAACCGAGGCCGACGAGAACCGGCGACCGACGCATAACGCCTTACCGGCCATCGTCGAAGCACTCTATACTGGCCGGAACGTCGGCTCGGTGCTCGGCGGTGGACCTAGGCGTCACGCGAGCTGGGCGATTGACGGACCGTGAAGCGGCCCGCTATGCTTACCGTCTCCAAATCGACCGCAAGAACGCCGATTACGGCTTTGGGACAGTTCCCGAGCCATACGATCTCGCTAATGTCGATGAGCGCCTAGGGTGGGCAGATCGCATCGTGGAGGATTTACGGACACTATTATGACCGCAAACTATACGGACTCCGAGGTAGAGCGAGAGCTAACACGAGCGGAAGGTGTGTTGCGCCGCGCAAACAGCTTTTTTCTGGTAAACCTTATCAAGCTTATCGATATCGCGGCGCTGCGCGAAGGGCGTGACGAAGACGATTACCTTGTCGACGTTCCGGCAAGCCGGCTGCCCGAAGTGGGTCTTCAGATTGCGGATCTCAACTACGACGTGCGCCACCGCTTCGATGCTGATGTCAACGCCATGACGTTTGTGATCCATGGCTGACCGCACATATGCACCTGAACCCGGTCCTCGCCGCGAGGAAGGCACGCTACTATGACCGTGTTCAATACGGAACCGGATGTTGAGCGAGAGCTGAGTCGATTCGGCCGCGTGCTGGGCCGCGCGAGCGTCTTCTTGCTCGTAAATCTCGCCGCGATCGTCGACATGACGACGCTGCGAGAAGGGGACGGCGAAGACGACTACCTCATCGACGTCCCGGCAAACCGACTGTCCGAAGTGCGCCAGCCAATCGCGGAGCTCCACGAAGAGGTGCGGCGCCGCTTCGGCATAGACGTGACGGTCCGGGTGATGCCGGTCGCTGACTGATTGACGCGAGTCAGGCGAGGAGCGGTAAGCGGCGCACGCGGGACGAATCAGCCGCACATGCTTCGAGTCGTCGCTTTTGGCATCCTGACCGCTCTTTGCGCGCCGGCGAGCGCGTTGGCTCAGGCGGTGACTCCGTCGCCTTCGGGGTCGCCGCTGCCATCCGACGCGCTGCCGTTCGGACGGATGATCGCCGCCGGCGGCCGTTCCCAAATCGTATGGTCCCGCTGCCGCGGCGCGGACGGGCAGCCGGGGCGGTGGATCGTGGTCGACTCGGCCGAGATCGTGCATCCAACGTACATCGTCGAACGCTTCGCGCTGCCGCGCACGGCGCCCGAGTTTTCGAGGCCGAGCACGTTCTACGAATGCATCGGGGCCGACGGGGCTCCGGGTACGCCCGATCCGGCCGTGCCTGCGATGTCGACGCTGCCGGTAGGGACGAAGCTCCTCTGGGAGTCCGGCGTGACGATTCGCCGCGCAGGTGACACGGACCAGGACGCGTTTGAGGCGATGTTTCCCCGCGGGGGGCGCGCCTTTACCGACGCGGTCGGCCCCGTCGTCGTGAGCGGCG encodes the following:
- a CDS encoding class I SAM-dependent methyltransferase: MHHDRHGARQPDRFDPARAAVLDDPARFGYVPPDTLLAELAPAPSATLLDFGAGTGMYAVALAQRRPDLRVLALDEQPAMLEHVRAAVERAGTANVEVVEPPALEALRGMVNAVLALNVLHELGDAALDELRALLAPDGRALFVDWNAEAERPVGPPRDHVYTPDEAARRLEQASFSVELRPALPYHFVLLARRTR
- a CDS encoding glycoside hydrolase family protein; translated protein: MKLQQLTAVKAATALEKLTQPQLKELQTALQTLGYPAGGADGILGPKTRAAWAQFKQDISAGQPDEIGPGSVTTLQQKLDQAAAGGGGAVPPQAVAIVKNYEGLRLQAYDDGVGVWTIGYGTTRYPNGQPVKPGDSITQAEAEQYLQNDIKGYAQKLAATVPFWNQMNANMHAALISFAYNLGPGFYGSGGFETISRDLRDKNWSAVPQALLLYSNPGSSVHEGLLARRKAEGALWRGQGPFA
- a CDS encoding molybdopterin-dependent oxidoreductase — encoded protein: MTAMRDGKHFRACNLCEAICGLEITVEHGAITDLRGDALDPLSHGHICPKGNALIDLHADPDRLKTPIRRTAGGWEPLEWDEAFDFVAEKLKAIVMRHGDDAVAIYLGNPNVHNSGTMLSSGGFLRALRTRNRFSATSVDQLPHHRAAVEMFGHPLLIPIPDVDRTDYFLVLGANPLVSNGSIMTAPGMRARIKAVQARGGRVVVLDPRRTETAAVADEHHFIRPGTDALFLLALIDEIFRAHRAELARLAPFTDGIDELRAAARAFPPERVAARTGIAADTIRRIARDFGAAPRAVAYGRIGLSTQRYGGLCQWLVNALNAITGNLDEPGGMMWPLPAFDLLQNAERGQTYAGRWRSRVRNLPEFDGEFPVATMADEMLAPGPGQVRAFVSVAGNPVLSTPNGARLDAALSELKFMVSIDPYLNETTRHATVILPPATGLEVDHYDVIFHHFAVRNTARYSEALAEIGPEQRYDWQIFEALRLRLTGKAGKNPSERLELGLQTGPYKTSIKELRAHPHGKDFGPLQPCMPERLLNADQRIKLAPPAFVADLARLESELSAQQPELVLIGRRQLRGNNSWMHNAPRLMRGPDRCTLMLNPIDAEARGIATGEEVEVRTSVGAVTVPADVTDALMPGVVSLPHGFGHGRPGVGQTLAAAKPGASFNDLSDPERLDELTGNAALNGVTVEVSRVAALVHA